The following are encoded together in the Xanthobacter autotrophicus Py2 genome:
- a CDS encoding Cupin 2 conserved barrel domain protein (PFAM: Cupin 2 conserved barrel domain protein~KEGG: rfr:Rfer_3146 cupin 2 protein) — protein MTTPVRTPLAAMDVPPRRKPSNYPAPFAERMSGREKRQLGDAFGLSRFGVNLTALAPGAQSALLHRHTRQEEFVYILSGTPTLRTDEGEFTLGPGMCVGFPANGLAHHLVNRTDEEVRYLEIGDRDPEDAGEYPEDDLVARFSAQGWSFTRKDGTPW, from the coding sequence ATGACCACCCCTGTGCGGACGCCGCTCGCAGCCATGGATGTGCCGCCGCGCCGCAAGCCCTCGAACTACCCCGCGCCGTTCGCGGAGCGCATGTCCGGGCGCGAAAAGCGCCAGCTCGGCGACGCCTTCGGCCTTTCCCGCTTCGGGGTGAACCTCACCGCCCTCGCGCCCGGCGCCCAGTCCGCGCTGCTCCACCGGCATACGCGGCAGGAGGAGTTCGTCTATATCCTGAGCGGCACGCCGACCCTGCGCACGGACGAGGGGGAGTTTACGCTCGGCCCCGGCATGTGCGTCGGCTTCCCGGCGAACGGGCTGGCGCACCACCTCGTCAACCGGACGGACGAGGAGGTGCGTTACCTGGAGATCGGCGACCGGGACCCTGAGGATGCAGGGGAATATCCCGAGGACGATCTGGTGGCCCGGTTTTCCGCCCAGGGCTGGTCCTTCACCCGCAAGGACGGCACGCCATGGTGA
- a CDS encoding 4-oxalocrotonate tautomerase (PFAM: 4-oxalocrotonate tautomerase~KEGG: bbt:BBta_5441 hypothetical protein), protein MPLIHVSLRAGKPEAYREAILDSLYRALREALNVPEDDQFMTISEHAPGNFRHGTAYGVQRGDDLVYITITVFNTRTPEQKKALFRRIADLLGESPGIRPEDVFVVIADAPKENWSVGHGLQFA, encoded by the coding sequence ATGCCGCTCATTCATGTCTCCCTGCGCGCCGGCAAGCCTGAAGCCTACCGGGAGGCCATTCTGGACAGCCTCTACCGGGCGCTGCGGGAGGCGCTCAACGTCCCCGAGGACGACCAGTTCATGACCATCAGCGAGCACGCGCCCGGCAACTTCCGCCATGGCACGGCCTATGGCGTGCAGCGGGGCGATGATCTCGTCTACATCACCATTACCGTGTTCAACACCCGCACGCCGGAGCAGAAGAAGGCGCTGTTCCGGCGCATCGCGGACCTGCTCGGCGAAAGCCCAGGCATCCGGCCCGAAGACGTGTTCGTCGTCATCGCCGATGCCCCGAAGGAGAACTGGTCCGTCGGGCACGGCCTTCAGTTCGCCTGA
- a CDS encoding hypothetical protein (KEGG: bbt:BBta_1824 putative exported protein of unknown function), translating into MMEATGHLTALPRPGLPMQHILTAFSALDPLIALGVFVATAATDACYVAFTSAVVARKRLSAANWSSVWYMLSSFAVISYTENWVYVVFAAAGSWVGAFLSLTLLHRPGTAPAPIGSSPPE; encoded by the coding sequence ATGATGGAGGCCACCGGTCATCTGACCGCCCTCCCCCGTCCCGGGCTTCCCATGCAGCACATCCTCACGGCCTTTTCCGCCCTCGACCCGCTCATCGCGCTCGGCGTGTTCGTCGCCACGGCGGCGACCGATGCCTGCTATGTGGCCTTCACGTCGGCCGTGGTGGCGCGCAAGCGGCTCTCCGCCGCCAACTGGTCCAGCGTCTGGTACATGCTCTCGTCCTTCGCCGTGATCAGTTACACGGAGAACTGGGTGTATGTGGTGTTCGCGGCGGCGGGGTCATGGGTCGGCGCATTCCTGTCGCTGACCCTCCTCCATCGACCCGGAACGGCGCCGGCGCCCATCGGCTCCTCCCCGCCGGAGTGA
- a CDS encoding transcriptional regulator, LysR family (PFAM: regulatory protein LysR; helix-turn-helix Fis-type; LysR substrate-binding~KEGG: bja:blr7904 transcriptional regulatory protein), translated as MSFSLPSLRGLAALDALARHRRQGAAAEALGISRSALSHRIADLEAELGARLIRTEGRVSVLTDDGTALLAAMGDAIERIEAAVAPLQRRCRQIRLSTVNTLAANWLLPRLPEFQRAHPGIEIAVLTTQRVVDLVEEDIDCAIRNGSGAWPDVAATLLFRETLVPVAAPGLVLGPAASWPVIRARARYRDWRLWWQGTGQGGAVPGSRIVVENRAQALEAALAGGGVLLTDARYIGAHVASGRLHVLGPAVELDTGNYFIRRKGARNPRHMDALEHWLVEQGSAAGQVE; from the coding sequence ATGTCCTTCAGCCTGCCTTCGCTGCGCGGCCTTGCCGCCCTTGATGCCCTGGCCCGCCACAGGCGGCAGGGGGCCGCGGCGGAGGCCCTCGGCATCTCGCGGTCCGCGCTTTCCCACCGCATTGCCGACCTCGAGGCGGAACTCGGGGCCCGGCTGATCCGCACCGAGGGCCGGGTCTCGGTGCTGACCGATGACGGCACCGCCCTCCTGGCTGCCATGGGCGACGCGATCGAGCGGATCGAGGCGGCGGTCGCGCCGTTGCAGCGGCGGTGCCGGCAGATCCGGCTCTCCACGGTGAACACCCTCGCCGCCAACTGGCTGCTGCCGCGCCTGCCGGAATTCCAGCGCGCCCATCCCGGCATCGAGATCGCCGTGCTCACGACGCAGAGGGTGGTGGACCTCGTTGAGGAAGATATCGACTGCGCCATCCGCAACGGGTCGGGCGCCTGGCCGGATGTCGCGGCGACGCTGCTGTTCCGCGAGACGCTGGTGCCCGTTGCGGCGCCGGGCCTTGTGCTCGGGCCTGCGGCCTCGTGGCCGGTGATCCGCGCCCGCGCGCGATATCGCGACTGGAGGCTGTGGTGGCAGGGGACGGGACAAGGCGGGGCGGTGCCAGGGAGCCGCATTGTGGTCGAGAACAGGGCGCAAGCCCTCGAAGCGGCCTTGGCTGGCGGGGGCGTCTTGCTCACCGATGCGCGCTACATCGGGGCTCATGTGGCATCCGGACGCCTGCACGTGTTGGGACCGGCGGTGGAACTGGACACCGGAAACTATTTCATCCGCCGCAAGGGGGCACGCAACCCGCGGCACATGGATGCGCTCGAGCACTGGCTGGTGGAGCAGGGGAGTGCCGCAGGACAGGTGGAATGA
- a CDS encoding transcriptional regulator, LysR family (PFAM: regulatory protein LysR; LysR substrate-binding~KEGG: pol:Bpro_0510 transcriptional regulator, LysR family) — translation MIEHPLDLDAVRAFVRIAELGSFTRAAEALQTTQAAVSLKLKRLEERLGCRLLERTPRYVELSARGEVFLKDARDLLEMHDRALAAFARARQRLAIGISDHVAGPELPALIARMNAQDPQLLIEIRIGSSGDLLQSFDRRELDTVIVRLHAGRNDGELVTEEKFGWFAAPHWQHRAGEPLPLATMAEPCGVRALAGQILDAAGVPWTEIFVGGGVTAVAAAVTAGLGVAALAPRMLPFGAVDVGRRLNLPELPRLPVLLHTRIKDGRPRDALAALSAAFRGAVRG, via the coding sequence ATGATAGAACATCCCCTCGACCTTGACGCGGTGCGGGCCTTCGTCCGCATCGCCGAGCTGGGCAGCTTCACGCGCGCAGCGGAAGCCCTGCAGACCACGCAGGCGGCGGTCAGCCTGAAGCTGAAGCGTCTGGAGGAGCGGCTCGGCTGCAGGCTCCTCGAGCGCACGCCCCGCTATGTGGAGTTGTCGGCCCGCGGCGAGGTCTTCCTGAAGGACGCTCGGGACCTCCTGGAGATGCACGACCGCGCCCTGGCCGCCTTCGCGCGCGCGCGCCAGCGCCTCGCCATCGGCATCAGCGACCATGTGGCGGGGCCGGAGCTGCCGGCCCTGATTGCCCGCATGAACGCTCAGGACCCGCAACTGCTCATCGAGATCCGGATCGGATCGTCCGGCGACCTGCTGCAGAGCTTCGACCGGCGGGAGCTCGATACGGTGATCGTCCGCCTCCATGCCGGGCGCAACGATGGGGAACTGGTGACCGAGGAGAAGTTCGGATGGTTCGCCGCCCCGCACTGGCAGCACCGCGCGGGTGAGCCCTTGCCGCTCGCCACCATGGCCGAGCCCTGCGGCGTGCGCGCATTAGCCGGGCAGATCCTCGATGCGGCCGGCGTGCCGTGGACGGAAATCTTCGTCGGTGGCGGCGTGACGGCGGTGGCGGCGGCGGTGACGGCCGGGCTCGGCGTCGCCGCATTGGCACCGCGCATGCTGCCGTTCGGCGCCGTCGACGTCGGCCGCAGGCTCAACCTGCCCGAGCTGCCGCGCCTGCCGGTGCTGCTTCACACGCGGATCAAGGATGGACGCCCGCGCGATGCGCTCGCCGCGCTTTCCGCCGCGTTCAGGGGCGCCGTGCGGGGCTAG
- a CDS encoding RNA polymerase, sigma-24 subunit, ECF subfamily (TIGRFAM: RNA polymerase sigma-70~PFAM: sigma-70 region 2 domain protein; sigma-70 region 4 domain protein; Sigma-70 region 4 type 2~KEGG: ret:RHE_PF00056 putative RNA polymerase sigma factor protein, ECF family), giving the protein MSAPNPPLDALMIAAQAGDEAAYRALLKALAATLRSYFARRLGRDASVEDLVQDTLIAIHERRATYDPQRPFAAWFFAIARYKLIDHLRATHRNASSVVDEIDDIAGADEEAPASARLDLERLLDGLPQRSRDIVRTVKIEGQSVAEVSLRSGLSPTAIRVLLHRAVKTMSAKVGNSRQ; this is encoded by the coding sequence GTGTCGGCGCCAAACCCGCCACTGGACGCCCTGATGATCGCCGCCCAGGCTGGCGACGAGGCAGCCTATCGCGCCCTCTTGAAAGCCTTGGCGGCAACTCTCCGCAGCTATTTCGCGCGCCGGCTCGGCCGCGATGCCTCGGTGGAAGATCTGGTTCAGGACACGCTGATCGCCATCCACGAACGCCGCGCCACCTATGATCCGCAGCGGCCGTTCGCGGCCTGGTTCTTCGCCATCGCCCGCTACAAGCTCATCGACCACCTCAGGGCGACGCACCGGAACGCGTCGAGCGTTGTGGACGAGATCGACGATATCGCCGGAGCGGACGAGGAGGCGCCTGCCAGCGCGCGGCTCGACCTGGAGCGTCTCCTGGACGGCCTGCCCCAGCGCTCCCGCGACATCGTGCGCACGGTAAAGATCGAGGGGCAGTCGGTGGCCGAAGTCTCGCTGCGCTCGGGCCTGTCGCCCACCGCGATCCGCGTGCTCCTGCACCGCGCGGTCAAGACCATGTCGGCCAAGGTGGGCAATTCCCGTCAATGA
- a CDS encoding conserved hypothetical secreted protein (KEGG: gbe:GbCGDNIH1_1154 hypothetical secreted protein): MCCAWRSARPITRTQTDRRWADATNASDTIGYLEPTQDAGRLFLQRGFVGNVVMLNLLRFRDVADYSDHPGLAPAGPISGSEAFDRYIRHTLPHLRASGGDVLFLGSGGPFLIGPDNERWDRAMLVRQTSVASFLAFASHDAYLAGLGHRTAALEDSRLLPLSEMPLQPDGR, from the coding sequence ATGTGCTGCGCCTGGCGTTCGGCCCGGCCGATCACGCGAACTCAAACTGACAGACGGTGGGCAGATGCCACGAACGCGTCCGACACCATCGGCTATCTCGAGCCGACGCAAGACGCCGGCCGGCTCTTCCTGCAACGCGGGTTCGTGGGCAACGTCGTCATGTTGAACCTGCTGCGCTTCCGGGATGTCGCGGACTATTCGGACCATCCAGGCCTTGCGCCCGCCGGGCCGATCAGCGGCTCGGAGGCCTTCGACCGCTATATCCGGCATACGCTGCCCCATCTGCGCGCGAGCGGCGGCGACGTGCTGTTTCTCGGCTCGGGAGGCCCGTTCCTGATCGGCCCCGACAATGAGAGATGGGACAGGGCGATGCTGGTACGCCAGACGAGCGTCGCCTCCTTTCTCGCCTTTGCCAGTCACGATGCGTATCTCGCCGGCCTTGGTCATCGCACGGCGGCCTTGGAAGATTCCCGCCTTCTTCCCCTGTCGGAAATGCCGCTCCAACCAGACGGCCGATAG
- a CDS encoding HPP family protein (PFAM: HPP family protein?~KEGG: azo:azo2481 conserved hypothetical membrane protein) produces the protein MLTSAPRPSASSDTSAPTRTVFGKDLRTLLLWCWQGLGGTLAVAAMEVAAYFGETPLALIPFVTSIVLVLGMPEAAAAQPRALVGGHLVSTLVGLAMLAAFGPSEPAAAAAVGLAMVAMRASGTMHPPAAINPIIVVMEAMKPGFLLVPVGLGAVLLSLYAFGWHNLARRGSWPLRWW, from the coding sequence ATGCTCACTTCCGCGCCACGCCCCAGCGCCTCATCCGATACATCCGCTCCAACGCGAACCGTCTTTGGCAAGGACTTGCGCACGCTGCTGCTGTGGTGCTGGCAGGGGCTGGGCGGAACGCTGGCAGTCGCGGCGATGGAAGTCGCCGCCTATTTCGGCGAGACGCCTCTGGCCCTCATTCCATTCGTCACCTCCATCGTCCTGGTCCTGGGCATGCCCGAAGCCGCGGCCGCCCAGCCGCGGGCGCTGGTGGGGGGCCATCTGGTCTCGACGCTGGTGGGCCTGGCCATGCTTGCCGCCTTTGGGCCTTCCGAGCCTGCCGCCGCGGCGGCGGTGGGGCTCGCCATGGTGGCCATGCGGGCCAGCGGTACCATGCATCCCCCGGCCGCGATCAATCCGATCATCGTGGTGATGGAGGCCATGAAACCGGGCTTCCTGCTGGTGCCGGTGGGCCTCGGTGCCGTGCTTTTGTCGCTGTATGCGTTCGGCTGGCACAATCTGGCGCGGCGGGGCAGTTGGCCTTTGCGTTGGTGGTAG
- a CDS encoding conserved hypothetical cytosolic protein (KEGG: gbe:GbCGDNIH1_1153 hypothetical cytosolic protein) yields the protein MRHPLLDERAMINPPTKPCTAFEGHRLLLSGPLAEVALAIRRSAETKAAETILVFDDGTGRIVDLDLRGTDAEIVERLSRPAPTVVGRHRPRADAPSEAVPDEAEGPKGRGRPKLGVIAREVTLLPRQWDWLSAQPGGASATLRRLVDDARRTTNPRQQKRAAQETAYHFMQAIAGDLPGYEEATRALFADDRPVLEERIADWPKDVRAYVLRLAFGPADHANSN from the coding sequence ATGCGCCATCCCTTGCTTGATGAGCGTGCCATGATCAATCCCCCAACCAAGCCCTGCACGGCCTTCGAAGGCCATCGACTGCTGCTCTCGGGCCCATTGGCGGAAGTCGCCCTTGCCATTCGACGATCGGCCGAAACCAAGGCGGCGGAGACAATCCTCGTCTTCGACGATGGCACCGGTCGCATCGTCGATCTCGACCTGCGCGGGACAGATGCGGAGATCGTGGAGCGCCTGTCGCGGCCTGCGCCAACCGTCGTCGGCCGCCATCGACCACGGGCCGACGCGCCCTCCGAAGCGGTGCCGGACGAGGCTGAAGGCCCGAAGGGGCGTGGACGGCCGAAGCTGGGGGTGATCGCCCGCGAAGTGACCTTGCTGCCGCGCCAGTGGGACTGGCTGTCTGCCCAGCCGGGCGGCGCCTCCGCCACCTTGAGGCGCTTGGTGGACGACGCCCGCCGGACCACAAACCCACGACAGCAAAAGCGCGCCGCCCAGGAGACCGCCTATCACTTCATGCAGGCCATCGCAGGCGATCTGCCCGGCTATGAAGAGGCAACACGCGCCCTTTTCGCGGACGATCGCCCGGTGCTGGAAGAGCGGATCGCCGACTGGCCCAAGGATGTTCGGGCCTATGTGCTGCGCCTGGCGTTCGGCCCGGCCGATCACGCGAACTCAAACTGA
- a CDS encoding phospholipase D/Transphosphatidylase (PFAM: phospholipase D/Transphosphatidylase~KEGG: rba:RB9533 cardiolipin synthase), whose translation MHDSAVLAWMLFAAHASLQLVFIVRALLRPHREPSSRFAWVLVILLAPVVGVLAYILFGEVNLGRKPIERLRAALKALPPAPDVAGASAEAMVPERCVPLFRVGYSVNHFVPVAGNRAVLLPDSAAAIAAMVADIDAAQHSVHVLFYIWLADGSGLKVMEALKRAAARGVVCRAMADDLGSRALIRSAHWRDMATSGVRLAAALPVGNPLLRLFKGRIDMRNHRKIVVIDNAVTYCGSQNCADAAFAVKARFAPWVDVMARFEGPVVRQNQYLFASNWMAQTDEDLASLFAEPLPAQVPGFVAQVIGSGAGVRYSAMPETFVALMNAARRELVITTPYYVPDEPLQAALCASARRGVATTIVFPGRNDSWIVAAASRSYYRDLLEAGVEIREYVGGLLHAKTLTLDGEVTLIGSANIDRRSFELNAENNILLHDEAFTRAVRARQQVFLDAATPVTRAQVDAYSVGRRLWNNAIAMLGPVL comes from the coding sequence ATGCATGATTCCGCCGTCCTCGCCTGGATGCTGTTTGCGGCCCACGCGAGCCTCCAGCTTGTCTTCATCGTCCGCGCATTGCTGCGCCCCCACCGGGAGCCCTCTTCGCGGTTTGCCTGGGTGCTGGTGATCCTGCTCGCGCCCGTGGTCGGCGTCCTGGCCTATATCCTGTTCGGCGAGGTCAATTTGGGGCGCAAGCCCATCGAGCGGCTGCGCGCGGCGCTGAAGGCCCTGCCGCCCGCCCCGGACGTGGCCGGAGCGTCGGCCGAGGCGATGGTCCCCGAACGCTGCGTGCCGCTGTTCCGGGTCGGCTATTCGGTGAACCACTTCGTGCCGGTGGCCGGCAACCGGGCGGTGCTGCTGCCCGATTCCGCGGCCGCCATCGCCGCCATGGTCGCGGACATCGATGCCGCTCAACACAGCGTGCATGTGCTGTTCTATATCTGGCTCGCCGACGGGAGCGGCCTGAAGGTGATGGAGGCGCTGAAGCGCGCCGCCGCGCGCGGCGTCGTCTGCCGGGCCATGGCCGATGATCTCGGCTCCCGGGCGCTGATCCGCTCCGCCCATTGGCGCGACATGGCGACGAGCGGGGTGAGGCTGGCGGCGGCGCTGCCGGTGGGCAATCCCCTGCTGCGGCTGTTCAAGGGCCGGATCGACATGCGCAATCACCGCAAGATCGTGGTGATCGACAATGCCGTCACCTATTGCGGCAGCCAGAATTGCGCCGACGCCGCCTTCGCGGTGAAGGCCCGGTTCGCGCCCTGGGTCGATGTGATGGCCCGCTTTGAGGGGCCGGTGGTGCGGCAGAACCAGTATCTGTTCGCCAGCAACTGGATGGCGCAGACCGACGAGGATCTTGCGTCCCTGTTCGCCGAGCCGCTGCCTGCCCAGGTCCCGGGCTTCGTCGCGCAGGTGATCGGCTCGGGCGCCGGCGTGCGCTATTCGGCCATGCCGGAGACGTTCGTCGCGCTGATGAATGCGGCCCGGCGCGAACTGGTGATCACTACGCCCTATTACGTCCCGGATGAGCCGCTCCAGGCCGCTCTGTGCGCCAGCGCCCGGCGTGGGGTCGCGACCACCATCGTCTTTCCCGGGCGCAACGATTCCTGGATCGTGGCGGCCGCCAGCCGCAGCTATTATCGCGACCTGCTGGAGGCGGGCGTGGAAATCCGCGAATATGTCGGCGGCCTGCTGCACGCCAAGACGCTCACCCTCGACGGCGAGGTGACCCTGATCGGCTCCGCCAATATCGATCGCCGCAGCTTCGAGCTCAACGCGGAGAACAACATCCTCCTGCACGACGAAGCCTTCACCCGCGCGGTCCGGGCCCGCCAGCAGGTGTTCCTCGATGCCGCAACGCCGGTGACGCGGGCGCAAGTGGACGCCTACAGCGTGGGGCGGCGGCTCTGGAACAATGCCATCGCCATGCTCGGGCCGGTCCTGTAG
- a CDS encoding Radical SAM domain protein (PFAM: Radical SAM domain protein; Radical SAM domain protein~SMART: Elongator protein 3/MiaB/NifB~KEGG: bja:blr7973 hypothetical protein): MDAMDTHADAAKPLSSLSRHRPQSHTAAPFLPMSRAEMAALGWDACDIVLVTGDAYVDHPSFGMAIIGRLLEAQGFRVGIIAQPDWQSAEPFKALGKPTLFFGVTGGNLDSMVNRYTSDRRLRHDDAYTAGGEGGKRPDRCTIVYTQRCREAYKDVPIVLGGIEASLRRIAHYDYWSDKVRRSILADAKADLLLYGNAERAVVEVANRLAGGEAPRDLNSIRGVALFRRVPENYTELHADDLDSSDDGAARRPGNVVIRLPAYEQVEQDKEAYARASRVLHRESNPGNARPLVQRHGDRDLWLNPPPIPLTSAEMDAVYDLPYARAPHPSYGDAKIPAWDMIKFSVTIMRGCFGGCTFCSITEHEGRIIQNRSEGSILREIELIRDKTPGFTGVISDIGGPTANMYRMACKDPKIEAACRRPSCVFPDICPNLNTSHDDLIRLYRKVREVEGVKKVMVASGVRYDLAVKSPEYIKELVTHHVGGYLKIAPEHTERGPLDKMMKPGIGTYDRFKEMFDAAVKQAGKKYYLIPYFIAAHPGTTDEDMMNLALWLKKNRYRADQVQTFLPSPMATATAMYHTGVNPLRGVRRGASDKVVTVTGLRQRRLHKAFLRYHDPENWPLLREALKQMGRADLIGSRPDQLVPAHQPPGTGKAAGTRRPVRSTAGTQRFTTKGVPIRK; encoded by the coding sequence GTGGACGCCATGGACACCCACGCCGACGCCGCAAAACCCTTGAGTTCCTTGTCCCGCCACCGGCCGCAGTCCCACACGGCGGCGCCATTCCTGCCCATGAGCCGCGCCGAGATGGCCGCGCTCGGCTGGGACGCCTGCGATATCGTGCTGGTCACCGGCGACGCCTATGTGGATCATCCAAGCTTCGGCATGGCCATCATCGGCAGGCTGCTGGAAGCCCAGGGCTTCCGCGTCGGCATCATCGCGCAGCCCGACTGGCAGTCGGCGGAGCCGTTCAAGGCGCTGGGCAAGCCGACCCTGTTCTTCGGCGTCACCGGCGGCAACCTGGACTCGATGGTCAACCGCTACACGTCCGACCGCCGGCTGCGCCACGACGACGCCTATACGGCCGGCGGCGAGGGCGGAAAAAGGCCGGACCGCTGCACCATCGTCTACACCCAGCGCTGCCGCGAGGCGTACAAGGACGTGCCCATCGTGCTCGGCGGCATCGAGGCATCGCTGCGCCGCATCGCCCACTACGACTACTGGTCCGACAAGGTGCGCCGCTCGATCCTGGCGGACGCCAAGGCGGATCTGCTCCTCTACGGCAATGCCGAGCGTGCCGTCGTGGAGGTGGCGAACCGCCTCGCCGGCGGCGAGGCGCCGCGCGATCTGAATTCCATAAGGGGCGTCGCCCTGTTCCGCCGCGTGCCGGAAAATTACACCGAGTTGCATGCCGACGATCTCGACTCCTCCGATGACGGGGCTGCCCGTCGCCCCGGTAACGTGGTGATCCGGCTGCCAGCGTATGAGCAGGTCGAGCAGGACAAGGAAGCCTATGCCCGCGCCTCCCGCGTGCTGCACCGGGAGAGCAATCCCGGTAATGCGCGCCCGCTCGTGCAGCGCCACGGCGACCGCGACCTGTGGCTGAACCCGCCGCCGATCCCGCTGACCTCCGCCGAGATGGACGCGGTCTACGACCTGCCCTACGCCCGCGCGCCGCATCCCTCCTACGGCGATGCGAAGATCCCGGCCTGGGACATGATCAAGTTCTCGGTGACCATCATGCGCGGTTGCTTCGGCGGCTGCACGTTCTGCTCCATCACCGAGCACGAGGGCCGCATCATCCAGAACCGCTCGGAGGGCTCGATCCTGCGCGAGATCGAGCTGATCCGGGACAAGACCCCGGGGTTCACGGGCGTGATCTCGGACATCGGCGGGCCCACCGCCAACATGTACCGGATGGCCTGCAAGGACCCCAAGATCGAGGCGGCGTGCCGGCGGCCGTCCTGCGTCTTTCCCGACATCTGCCCGAACCTGAACACCTCCCACGACGACCTGATCCGGCTCTATCGGAAGGTCCGCGAGGTGGAGGGCGTCAAGAAGGTGATGGTCGCCTCCGGCGTGCGCTATGACCTGGCGGTGAAGAGCCCCGAATATATCAAGGAGCTGGTGACCCATCACGTCGGCGGCTACCTGAAGATCGCGCCCGAGCACACCGAGCGCGGCCCGCTCGACAAGATGATGAAGCCGGGCATCGGCACCTATGACCGCTTCAAGGAGATGTTCGACGCCGCGGTGAAGCAGGCCGGCAAGAAATACTATCTCATCCCGTATTTCATTGCCGCGCATCCGGGCACGACCGACGAGGACATGATGAACCTCGCGCTCTGGCTCAAGAAGAACCGCTATCGCGCCGATCAGGTGCAGACGTTCCTGCCGTCTCCCATGGCCACGGCCACCGCCATGTACCATACCGGCGTCAATCCGCTGCGGGGCGTGCGGCGGGGGGCGAGCGACAAGGTGGTGACGGTGACGGGGCTGCGCCAGCGCCGCCTGCACAAGGCGTTCCTGCGCTACCACGATCCCGAGAACTGGCCGCTGCTGCGCGAGGCGCTGAAGCAGATGGGCCGCGCCGATCTGATCGGCTCGCGCCCCGACCAATTGGTGCCGGCCCACCAGCCGCCCGGCACCGGCAAGGCCGCCGGCACGCGGCGCCCCGTGCGCAGCACCGCCGGGACGCAGCGCTTCACCACCAAGGGCGTTCCCATCCGCAAGTAA
- a CDS encoding protein of unknown function DUF1109 (PFAM: protein of unknown function DUF1109~KEGG: rle:RL3021 putative transmembrane protein) — protein sequence MRDGVRFAGGQEGISTDALIDALSGDLSATPVPSVRRTLALAFAFGSAASAAAMLALLGLRPDVSSALATASFWIKLVFPSGLAVAGLMAVDRLGRPGAEAGRGYTVGIAVAGTMALLASVQLASAPRDAMRPLLLGHTLDHCTALIMLLALPILAAGMYAMRQMAPTRLRLAGAAVGVTAGALSAAIYAIACDETALPFVTLWYGAGIALTGVLGALLGPRLLRW from the coding sequence ATGCGCGACGGCGTGCGCTTCGCTGGAGGGCAAGAAGGCATCTCGACGGATGCGCTGATCGATGCTCTCTCGGGGGATCTTTCGGCCACGCCGGTCCCATCCGTGCGCCGCACGCTCGCCCTGGCGTTCGCCTTCGGAAGTGCGGCGTCCGCAGCAGCCATGCTGGCGCTGCTCGGCCTGCGCCCGGACGTGTCTTCGGCCCTCGCCACCGCGTCGTTCTGGATCAAACTCGTCTTCCCGTCCGGCCTCGCAGTTGCCGGGCTGATGGCCGTCGACCGGCTGGGCCGGCCGGGCGCTGAAGCTGGTCGCGGCTATACGGTGGGGATCGCCGTGGCTGGCACCATGGCCCTGCTCGCGAGCGTCCAGCTCGCCTCCGCGCCGCGGGACGCGATGCGCCCGCTCCTCCTCGGCCACACGCTGGACCACTGCACGGCCCTCATCATGCTGCTCGCGCTGCCCATCCTGGCCGCCGGCATGTATGCCATGCGCCAGATGGCTCCCACACGGCTGCGCCTTGCGGGCGCCGCCGTGGGCGTGACGGCCGGGGCGCTTTCGGCCGCCATCTACGCCATCGCCTGCGACGAGACGGCCCTGCCCTTCGTCACCTTGTGGTACGGCGCCGGCATTGCCCTCACAGGTGTGCTGGGCGCGCTTCTTGGGCCGCGCCTGCTGCGATGGTAG